GTCGGCGCGGAAGTACAGACCCGGCTCGACGGTGAGGACCATCCCGGGCTCGAGCACCCGAGGAGCGCCGCCGGCCCGGGCGGGAGCCGGGTCGTGCACGTCGAGTCCCAGCCAATGGCTCGTCCGGTGGAGCGTGTAGGGCTTCTGGCGTCCTTCCTCCAGGACGCGACTCCCGGGCCCTTCCAGGACCCCCATCGCGACCAGGCCGTCGGCGAGGACCCTCTGGGCGGTGTCATGGACGTCGTCGAACGTCGACCCCGGAACGCACCGCGCGATCGCCGCCTCCTGCGCCGCCGCGACCACGTCGAGCACGCTCCGCTGCGCGGCGTTGCCTCTGCCGGATGCCGGGACGGTCCGCGTGACGTCGGCGCAATACCCCTCGAATTCCGCGCCCGCGTCGATCAGGACGAGGTCGTCCCCGCCGATCGTCGCGTCGTTGCGAACGTAGTGCAGCGTGGCCGCGTTCCGGCCCGACCCGACGATCGAGGGATAGGCGGGGCCCGCCGCGCCGCGCCGGCGGAACTCGTACTCGACCGCCGCTTCGACCTCCCATTCGCCGACGCCGGGACGGACGACCCCGGCGGCGCGAGCGTGCGCCGCCGCGGTGATCGCGGCCGCCGCCTCGAGCGCCCGGATCTCGCTCTCCTCCTTGCGGAGGCGCATTTCCGCCAGCAGGGCGGCCGGATCGACGAGCTCCGGGTTCGGGCCGCGTTTGCGAAGCCCGGGTAGCTTCGCCCACCACGCATCGATCCGCGGATCGCGTCCGAGGGGCAGCGCCAGCCGGTCGGCGCCCGCGAGCGTGTCCGAGAGGAAGTCGTCGAGACGATCGAGAGGCCAGGCGGTCGCGCCGTACGCCTTCGCTCCCTCGACTCCTTCGCGATCCCCCTCCCACGCCTCGCGCTCCGGATCGCGCGGGAGGACGAAGAGGTGGAACCGCGGACCGTCCAGAACGGCGACCGCGTCGGGCTCGGAAAACCCGGTCAGGTAGAGGAAATCGGAATCCTGCCGGAATCGATGCGCGGTGTCGCGCGAGCGGTACGCGACGCGCGCGGCGGGCACGACCGCCGGAGTCCCGGCGAGAAGCTCGGCGAAACGGGCGCGCCGTCCGGCATGATCGTGGGTGATCGGTCTCACGAGCCGGCCATCATACAATCGCGCGCGTGCGTCTCGATCAGCGAATCGCTCGCGAGCACGCGCTCTCGCGCCGCAAGGCGCGCGATTACGTGGAGACGGGCCGCGTCGACGTCGCCGGCGCGGTCTGCCGCGAGCCGGGGCGCGAGGTCGGCGACGACGCGCGCGTGGCGCTCGACGTCAACCGACCGGCCGTCGGAAACGTTCGCACGAAGCTCCTCGTCCTCCGGGAGGATCCTTCGCTCGTCGTCGTCGACAAGCCCGCGGGCCTTCTCACGCTCGCGACGGAAGCGCGCGAGAAGGACACGCTTCTCGCCCGGGTGAACGCGTACCTCCAGCACCGGTATCGGCGGCGGCCGTACGTCGGCGTCGTCCATCGGCTCGACAAGGACACCTCGGGCGCGATCGTGTTCGCCCGCTCCCGGGAGGCGCTGCGCGCTCTCCAGGAGCTCTTCCGCCGCCACGACATCGAGCGCGAGTACGTGGCGATCGTCGAAGGGAACGTCTCCCGCGACTCCGGGACGATCGGATTCGATCTGGTCCGCGACGGGGGCGACCGTCGCCGCGGGACGGCCCGCCCGGGGGAAGAAGGCCGGCGTGCCGTCACGCATTACCGCGTTCTCCGGCGCATGCCGGCGGCCACGCTCGTCGCGCTCCGACTGGAAACCGGACGGACGCACCAGATTCGCGTCCACCTCGCCGCGATCGGACATCCCGTCGTCGGCGATTCGGTCTACCGGCCGCGGCATCTCTCCGGTCCGCCGATCGAGGCGGCGCGGCAAATGCTCCACGCCCGGACACTCGGATTCCGCCATCCCGACAGCGGGGAACGCGTGATCGTTTCGAGCGAGCCTCCCGCGGATTTCCAGGAATGCGTGGCGAAGGTCGGACGCCTTCCGGCACCCGCGGCATCCCGCTCGACGGACCCTCGGGGGCGGGAGCGGCCCCGGCACGAAGGGAAAGCGATCGAATCGACCGAACGCGCCGGCGCCCGCCGCTCGCCCTCGTCCGCCTCGAGGCATCCCCCTTCGCCCGGGCTCCGGCGCGATCCGCCTTTCCCGGCGGGCGCGAAACGGATCGTGACCCGCCGTCGAAATCCGCCGACGCCCGGGAGCGCGAAGGAGGATCGTCGCGGCCGCGATCTCGTGGCACAATCGCGGGCGGAGGTAGATCATGTCGGAATCGACCCCAGCGGCTCACGAAGCCGCCCCGCGCGCAAGAACCCGCACGGCGGCTCGCCGCAAGGCGGGCCCGAGAAAAAAAACGGCTTCCCGCCGAAAGTCCGCCCCGGGCGGTCTCCCGGCCCTCCTGAACCGGCTCTCCGCGCAGGCGTCGAAGGCCGGCGCCGCCATCGCCGCCGGCGCGACCGGTAGCAAGGAATCCGCGCGCGCCGCCCTCGCGAAGGCGCGCGGCGCCTCGCAGCAGGCCGTTCGCACCTCGGTCCGCGAATGGAAGAAGCTCGACACCCCCCGAAAGGTGGAGTTCGTCGCGACGCTCCTCGCCGCCCTCGCCGCCGCCTCGGGCACGGTCGCGGCCGCGCGGAAAAGGAAGTAGTCGCGGGCGGCGCCGTCACGGGTTGGCGGGTCGACGACTCGCGAGTCACGAGTCACCGGGATGACGGAGCTCGCCACTTTCCGACCGACTCGCGACTTTCCGACGCGCGACTCGAGACCGGGCGGCGCGTCGCCCGCGCCGCTCCCTACCGCGCGGCCGCGACGAGCTTCAGGAACTGGTCGGCCGTCCTCCGGCCCGCGGCGCTGGCCGCCGCTTTTCCGTCGGCGCGATAGACGATCGTGTGCGGCAGCTCTCCCTCCCACTTCGGATCCACCGCGTCGATGAACCGCTGCGGATCCTCCGACGACTCGATGAAGCAGCGGAACGGGCTCGCGATCCCGTCGAGCACGGCGGGGACGACGGTGTCCTTGAGTTTCAGGGAATCGGCGGAGACGAGCACGACGTCGAACGAACCCTTCCCCTGCCGCCAGGCGCGAGCGAGCGAGGGCAGTTCCTCGCGGCAGGGCTCGCACCAGGTCGCCCAGAAGTTGACGACCAGGGGCTTGCCGCGATGCGGCGCGACGACCTCGGCGCGATAACGCTCGGGGGAGACGGGAACGATCGCCCGGGCCGGGTGGGCCGGAACGCCCGCCGCCGCGGCGGCGAGAACGAGCGCGCCGATCATCCGCGCTTGATGCTGCAGCCGAAGGCCTTGGTCGCCGCCACGGGGACCCCCCGGCCGGCGAGCAGGGCATCCAGCGCGTTCCGGAGATCCGGCGATCGAACGCCCGCCGGATCGTCGCGGTTCTCGTCGATGCGGCCGTGATACCGGACGACCCCCTCGCGGTCGACGACGAAGATCTCCGGCGTGTGCTCGGCGCCGTACGCGTCGGCCGTTCGGCTCCGCTCGTCCTTCGCGACCGGGAAGGTGAAGCCGTGCTGTCGCGCGTGCGCGACGATCTCGGGAACCGGCTCGTCGACGTTGCTGTTCACCCCGATGAACCGGACGCCTCGCGGCGCGTACGCCTTCTCGAGCGCTTCCATCCGGTCGTCGTAGGCGTTCGAGACGGGACAACGCGTCGAGATGAACATCACGACCGTCGCCGCATGCGCCGCCCGTTCCCGCGCGAGCGAGATCGCCCCGGACCCGTCCGCGACCGGCAGCGAGAACTCGGGGGCCCGGTCGCCGGGAGAGAGGGCATGGAGCGTTTCCGCGGGTGCGAGCAGTGCGGACGCGGCC
This sequence is a window from Thermoanaerobaculia bacterium. Protein-coding genes within it:
- a CDS encoding redoxin domain-containing protein, with product MIGALVLAAAAAGVPAHPARAIVPVSPERYRAEVVAPHRGKPLVVNFWATWCEPCREELPSLARAWRQGKGSFDVVLVSADSLKLKDTVVPAVLDGIASPFRCFIESSEDPQRFIDAVDPKWEGELPHTIVYRADGKAAASAAGRRTADQFLKLVAAAR
- a CDS encoding aminopeptidase P family protein, which produces MRPITHDHAGRRARFAELLAGTPAVVPAARVAYRSRDTAHRFRQDSDFLYLTGFSEPDAVAVLDGPRFHLFVLPRDPEREAWEGDREGVEGAKAYGATAWPLDRLDDFLSDTLAGADRLALPLGRDPRIDAWWAKLPGLRKRGPNPELVDPAALLAEMRLRKEESEIRALEAAAAITAAAHARAAGVVRPGVGEWEVEAAVEYEFRRRGAAGPAYPSIVGSGRNAATLHYVRNDATIGGDDLVLIDAGAEFEGYCADVTRTVPASGRGNAAQRSVLDVVAAAQEAAIARCVPGSTFDDVHDTAQRVLADGLVAMGVLEGPGSRVLEEGRQKPYTLHRTSHWLGLDVHDPAPARAGGAPRVLEPGMVLTVEPGLYFRADVPAPPAYRGIGVRIEDDVLVTASGPRVLSRT
- a CDS encoding thioredoxin family protein; the encoded protein is MNKPLGSLLLAASALLAPAETLHALSPGDRAPEFSLPVADGSGAISLARERAAHAATVVMFISTRCPVSNAYDDRMEALEKAYAPRGVRFIGVNSNVDEPVPEIVAHARQHGFTFPVAKDERSRTADAYGAEHTPEIFVVDREGVVRYHGRIDENRDDPAGVRSPDLRNALDALLAGRGVPVAATKAFGCSIKRG
- a CDS encoding RluA family pseudouridine synthase; this encodes MRLDQRIAREHALSRRKARDYVETGRVDVAGAVCREPGREVGDDARVALDVNRPAVGNVRTKLLVLREDPSLVVVDKPAGLLTLATEAREKDTLLARVNAYLQHRYRRRPYVGVVHRLDKDTSGAIVFARSREALRALQELFRRHDIEREYVAIVEGNVSRDSGTIGFDLVRDGGDRRRGTARPGEEGRRAVTHYRVLRRMPAATLVALRLETGRTHQIRVHLAAIGHPVVGDSVYRPRHLSGPPIEAARQMLHARTLGFRHPDSGERVIVSSEPPADFQECVAKVGRLPAPAASRSTDPRGRERPRHEGKAIESTERAGARRSPSSASRHPPSPGLRRDPPFPAGAKRIVTRRRNPPTPGSAKEDRRGRDLVAQSRAEVDHVGIDPSGSRSRPARKNPHGGSPQGGPEKKNGFPPKVRPGRSPGPPEPALRAGVEGRRRHRRRRDR